Proteins from a genomic interval of Zingiber officinale cultivar Zhangliang chromosome 1B, Zo_v1.1, whole genome shotgun sequence:
- the LOC121988935 gene encoding calvin cycle protein CP12-1, chloroplastic-like: protein MATAAAAGVSLSAPIRAVSVVKVSPRSVIRIGLQASRRRVAGRGCRVMASAPSTPSEISKKVEESIKKAEEACAGDAVAGECAAAWDEVEELSAAASHARDTLKANSDPLENYCKDNPESDECRTYDT, encoded by the coding sequence ATGGCAACAGCGGCGGCGGCCGGCGTCAGTCTCTCGGCCCCGATTCGAGCCGTCTCCGTCGTCAAGGTGTCGCCGAGGTCCGTAATTAGGATCGGACTGCAAGCGTCGCGCCGCCGCGTGGCAGGGCGAGGCTGCAGGGTGATGGCGAGCGCGCCGTCGACGCCGTCCGAGATATCGAAGAAGGTGGAAGAGAGCATCAAGAAGGCGGAGGAGGCGTGCGCGGGCGACGCGGTGGCCGGGGAGTGCGCGGCGGCGTGGGACGAGGTGGAGGAGCTCAGCGCGGCGGCTAGCCATGCCAGGGACACCCTCAAGGCCAACTCCGACCCCCTCGAGAACTACTGCAAGGACAACCCCGAGAGCGACGAGTGCCGCACCTACGACACCTGA